The Corallococcus soli DNA window CTGGGCAACGCGGGGCAGGACCCGGACCGCAACCCGGTGCAGGCGCGCAGGCTGGGAGGCACGGACACCAACCTCACGGCGGCCTACATGAAGAACACGTACCCCAGCCCGGTCCAGGCGCTGAAGGAGGCCCCGCGCGTCATCTTCGAGAACTGCGCCCGGCCCGCCAGACCCGCTCCGCGCTGAAAAGCCAGCAGCACGAAGCAGGACCTCGAGGGCCGGGGCGAGGGGACGGACGCCTCCGCTACGTCTTGGAGGGCTCGTCCGGGGAGGCCGGGGCGCTGGCCACCACCGCCGCGGGAGCGGCAGCGGGGGCCTGGGCCACGGCGGCCACCTGCCGCGGGGGCAGGGGGCCGAGCACGTCGTTCATCGAGGGCATCCGACGGATGTCGGCGCGGGCCACCTTCCACGCCTGCTGGACGATCCACGAGAGGGAACGGTCCTGCCGGTTCGCCTCACGCTGGATCTCCTCCAGCATCTCCTCGGGGAAGTAGAGCGACTGCTTGCGATGATCCGTGGTGGCCATTGCCGGGGCTACTCCTCGCGAGGGTCCTGGCGTTCGTCGCCAGTGACGTCGTTGACGGCAGGGAATGACTTGATGCGCTCGCGGGCGATCTTCCAGGCCTGCTGCACCACCCATGAGAGGGAACGGTCCTGCCGGTTCGCCTCCTCCTGGATCTCCTTCAGCATCTCCTCGGGGAAGTACAGCGACTGCTTGCGCTTGTCGGTGCCTGCCATACCTGGGTCTCCGGGGCGGATTCGAGGTGACGACCTGAACACACCGGAGCGGTTATCCGACAGACTCCCTGAAGGGTCAACGGTTTCGGAGCACTCGTGCGTGCGCGCGGACGCTGAACGCTCCGCTTCCGACATTGCGCGGCCCCTCCAGGAGCGCCCAGGCGGCAAAGAAGGAGGAGGGGCGGAAAAAAGGAAACGCCCCGGCCTCCACGAGGGAAGCCGGGGCGTTTCGGAAAGAGGGACCGCCAGGAGCGAATCTCCAAGCGGCCCCGTGGGCCCAGAGGGGGAGGGGGGGGACCCCTAGGCCCAACACCATGAAGTCCAGAACGTCCGACCAACATCCACGGGGCGCCGTTCTATTTCCGCCCCGCGACCGCCGGTTGTGGGGATCATGCCAACCGCTCCCCACACCTTCCTGCCACCGCGACTCTGTAACCCGGTCATCCGTGGGTGCATTCCTTCGCCGCCGCCATGCCCCGTGCTTCTCCTGAAGTCCCGCCGCTGGCCCCCCTGCTCGCCCGCTCCTACGCCGACCATGGCCTCGCCGCGCGTTCGGTGCTGCTGGCCGTCTCCGGAGGGGCGGACTCCACCGCGCTGCTCGTGGGCACGGCCCGCATCCGGGAAGCGCTGGGCCTGCGCGTGGAGGTGGCCACGTTCGACCATGGCCTCAGGGGCGGGTCCGCGCAGGAGGCGGCCTCCGTCGCGAGGCTGGCCGCCCGCCTGGGCCTGCCCTGCCATGTCCGCGCGCTCGCGCTGTCCCCTGGGGCCGGCGTCGAGGCCCGGGCGCGCGAGGCGCGCTACGCGACGCTGGAGGCGCTGCGCGGGGAGCGGGACCTGGCAGCCATCGCCACCGGGCACACGATGAACGACCAGGCGGAGACCCTGTTGATGCGCCTGGCGCGTGGCACCGCGCTCCGGGGGGCCCGGGGCATCCACGCGGAGGCGTCCCGGCTCGTCCGCCCCCTGCTCGGGTGTTCGCGGGCGGACGTGCTCGCCTTCCTGGCCGCCGAGGGACAGGCCTATGTCGAGGATCCGATGAACGCGGACCCGGCCTTCTTCCGCACCCGCGTGCGCAGGGACGCGCTGCCCGCGTTGGATCGCGCGGCGGGGTTCAGCACGCTCGCGCACCTGGCGAATTTTGCCCGGCTCGCGGCGGAGGACGAAGCCCTGCTGGAGCGGTTGGCGGACGCATCCTGGGAGCGGCTGTCGCTGCCCGGAGGCGGCCTGGACGCGGTGGGGGTGGGCGCGCTGGAGGCGCCGCTGCGGCGTCGGGTGCTCGCACGGCTGCTGGACGCGGCCGGGGCGCGGGTGGACCAGGGCACGCTGGAGCGGGTGATGGACGCGGTGCGCCGCGCGGGCACCACGCCCCTCAGCGGTGGCTCTTCGCTGAGGGCCACCGGAGGACGCGTGCGCTGCGTGGGCCCCACCCGGACGGTGGCTCCCGGGCCGCTGCTGCTCACGGGACCCGGGGCGGCGGGGGACTTCGGCGCGTGGCATTTCCGGGTGGCGGAAGGATCCGTGCCCCCGGGCGTGTTGGAGTTCGCGCTGGGGAAGGAGGCGGCGTGGCCGCTCATGGTTCGCTCCCGGAGGGCAGGGGACCGT harbors:
- a CDS encoding TIGR04563 family protein, with amino-acid sequence MAGTDKRKQSLYFPEEMLKEIQEEANRQDRSLSWVVQQAWKIARERIKSFPAVNDVTGDERQDPREE
- the tilS gene encoding tRNA lysidine(34) synthetase TilS, whose translation is MPRASPEVPPLAPLLARSYADHGLAARSVLLAVSGGADSTALLVGTARIREALGLRVEVATFDHGLRGGSAQEAASVARLAARLGLPCHVRALALSPGAGVEARAREARYATLEALRGERDLAAIATGHTMNDQAETLLMRLARGTALRGARGIHAEASRLVRPLLGCSRADVLAFLAAEGQAYVEDPMNADPAFFRTRVRRDALPALDRAAGFSTLAHLANFARLAAEDEALLERLADASWERLSLPGGGLDAVGVGALEAPLRRRVLARLLDAAGARVDQGTLERVMDAVRRAGTTPLSGGSSLRATGGRVRCVGPTRTVAPGPLLLTGPGAAGDFGAWHFRVAEGSVPPGVLEFALGKEAAWPLMVRSRRAGDRVHTRSGHRKVQDVLVDARVPAEARDAQPVVVDADGRLLWLPGVLAAVGVQKRGQGVSEVASRHSLWASPPLSSEHPGPPL
- a CDS encoding TIGR04563 family protein; this encodes MATTDHRKQSLYFPEEMLEEIQREANRQDRSLSWIVQQAWKVARADIRRMPSMNDVLGPLPPRQVAAVAQAPAAAPAAVVASAPASPDEPSKT